The following coding sequences are from one Dreissena polymorpha isolate Duluth1 chromosome 8, UMN_Dpol_1.0, whole genome shotgun sequence window:
- the LOC127842295 gene encoding uncharacterized protein LOC127842295, which produces MMCFLDVVETTLKQHLKDVAKDVVDASVNNLRVNTALCIANIKDFLDTCKQELAKQADIHKQDIDEHVDSQKQDMDKHADRHKLGIDEHIDRHKQGMDEHAERHKQGMDKHAGRHKQDTDEYAERLKQRMHKHAGRHKQGIDEHANRHKQGMDEHADRHKQGIDEHASRHKQGLYEQAEKCIKDIQQQFENTTFTETTYKQSCKEMLGALKTYYRKRFCHVNIFPLDDWAEEKLLDIYMPPNIQLMAKERGYFKKTGEKILKYENILFSDTEPNQQIFIQGEAGYGKSTFLEKLVMDWCTETSEQSALETVEALIHRLNLNTHMKYFYVFDDLKPLKDFAFVFHVTLRESVYQVEIENMINTQIVDSIYSSEKDRGKAYILLNEIMKRERCLILLDGLDEWTGTGDRHNLPTLADVHSLCVLLITTRPWKMTQAKILDSQICKLLQLDGVDNVFDVSRKILGCRTDFKDEQDLDKKQSEFESYVWKFDLLEHLYSPMMLCLIVYLWTKGTELKGSKCEIYSLLLECLFKKANTETSAFQEPPYRCFTGTQYIQPNIEQMNRLSKAAFYLLFSDTQEKSLVFSITELKKFNLGLLDQENFALKSGILSATRDASALRSSSSFSFIHKSIQEFLAACHIACNTNLIDDVISGYLNRHEGAYVDISQVFIFLCGLNMSAANKLSCMMDEHDVGCVQPMIYGLQAVILAGYREAVANQQKDIVLKLSVYQLKFDNDIQDLHSIWTINKSNVLSMRFDIPDKQSSPTRCQSVSYVQFNLSSCIKLKYLVLNGNGILLSDCASTSTAEPLVGIVLTSVDPSQCVDPPRVLPSIEDIRICNVTCSSTGLRSLFGTLLTLDHVVTCDLRMIFIECEGAAKIELCAFIHKDLNNSFNIQTNNDNPYLFKALHGLNIKSLSAKWGVFDGFHEESLSQSLASLTQLETLSIQVWSGSPELWKALHGLNIKSLSIIEYLNVDHDPGVPMIFFTIGSSLGQIVVPNLYEVFIETFALSGAFIMVAGISLQC; this is translated from the exons ATGATGTGTTTCCTAGATGTTGTTGAAACAACTTTGAAACAACACTTGAAAGATGTTGCCAAAGACGTTGTTGACGCATCAGTGAATAACCTAAGAGTAAACACAGCATTGTGTATTGCTAACATTAAAGATTTTCTGGACACATGCAAGCAAGAGCTCGCAAAACAGGCAGATATACACAAACAAGACATCGATGAACACGTCGACAGTCAAAAGCAAGACATGGATAAACACGCCGACAGACATAAACTGGGCATTGATGAACACATCGATAGACACAAACAGGGAATGGATGAACACGCCGAAAGACATAAACAGGGCATGGATAAACATGCGGGTAGACACAAACAGGACACGGATGAATACGCTGAGAGACTAAAACAGCGCATGCATAAACACGCTGGTAGACACAAACAGGGCATCGATGAACACGCGAATAGACACAAACAGGGCATGGATGAACACGCTGACAGACACAAACAGGGCATAGATGAACACGCCAGTAGACACAAACAGGGCTTATATGAACAAGCAGAAAAATGCATTAAAGATATCCAACAACAGTTTGAAAATACTACTTTCACGGAAACAACCTACAAACAGTCATGTAAAG AAATGCTTGGAGCTTTGAAGACGTATTACAGGAAACGTTTCTGTCATGTAAATATTTTTCCATTGGATGACTGGGCTGAGGAGAAGTTACTTGATATTTATATGCCGCCTAATATACAACTTATGGCTAAGGAAAGAGGGTATTTCAAGAAAACTGGTGAAAAAATTTTGAAATacgaaaatattttgttttcggATACCGAACCGAATCAACAGATATTTATTCAAGGGGAAGCAGGGTATGGAAAATCTACTTTTCTTGAAAAATTGGTCATGGACTGGTGTACTGAAACATCAGAACAATCAGCGTTGGAGACGGTGGAAGCTCTAATACACAGATTGAACTTGAATACACATATGAAATACTTTTATGTCTTTGACGATTTAAAGCCTCTTAAAGACTTCGCATTTGTCTTCCATGTAACATTAAGAGAATCAGTTTATCAGGTGGAAATCGAAAACATGATAAATACACAGATAGTTGACAGTATATACTCATCTGAAAAAGATCGTGGAAAGGCATACATACTACTAAATGAGATCATGAAACGTGAACGTTGCTTGATACTACTGGATGGTCTAGATGAATGGACCGGTACAGGAGATCGTCACAACCTGCCAACACTGGCCGACGTACACAGTCTTTGCGTTTTGTTGATAACTACTCGACCTTGGAAGATGACACAAGCGAAAATACTTGACTCGCAGATTTGCAAGCTGCTGCAACTTGATGGAGTCGACAACGTGTTTGATGTGAGCAGAAAAATCCTGGGGTGTAGGACAGATTTTAAAGATGAACAAGATTTAGACAAAAAACAATCTGAATTTGAATCGTATGTATGGAAATTTGACTTGTTAGAGCATTTGTACTCACCAATGATGTTGTGTTTGATTGTATACTTGTGGACCAAAGGAACTGAGCTAAAAGGCTCTAAGTGTGAAATATACAGCCTCTTGCTCGAATGTCTTTTCAAGAAGGCGAACACTGAAACGAGTGCATTTCAAGAGCCGCCTTATCGATGCTTCACAGGGACGCAATACATACAACCCAATATTGAACAAATGAATAGACTTTCTAAAGCGGcattttatttgctgttttcagATACACAGGAAAAATCTCTGGTATTCAGCATTACAGAACTAAAGAAATTTAATTTAGGTCTACTAGATCAAGAGAACTTTGCACTGAAGTCCGGGATTTTATCAGCGACACGCGACGCATCTGCATTAAGATCATCgtcatcattttcatttattcataagAGCATTCAGGAATTCCTGGCTGCTTGTCATATTGCATGCAATACCAATCTGATTGACGACGTCATTTCCGGATACCTCAACCGCCACGAGGGTGCATATGTGGACATATCACAGGTGTTCATCTTTCTCTGCGGACTGAACATGTCGGCTGCAAATAAGCTTTCTTGCATGATGGATGAACACGATGTTGGTTGTGTGCAACCAATGATATATGGGCTTCAAGCCGTCATATTAGCAGGATACAGAGAAGCTGTTGCCAATCAGCAAAAGGATATTGTACTCAAACTCAGTGTGTACCAATTAAAATTTGATAACGACATACAAGACCTGCACAGCATATGGACAATTAACAAGTCCAATGTCCTGTCTATGAGATTTGATATTCCTGACAAACAGAGTTCACCAACAAGATGCCAGTCTGTGTCTTATGTTCAGTTTAACCTGTCATCGTGCATCAAGCTGAAATATTTGGTACTAAATGGAAACGGCATACTGCTAAGTG ATTGTGCAAGTACGTCAACAGCTGAACCTCTCGTCGGGATTGTTCTAACAAGTGTAGATCCATCCCAGTGTGTAGATCCTCCTCGAGTACTGCCCTCTATAGAAGACATTAGAATATGCAATGTCACATGTTCCTCCACCGGTCTACGCAGTCTGTTCGGCACGCTGCTAACTCTCGATCACGTGGTGACGTGTGACCTGCGGATGATCTTTATCGAATGTGAAGGGGCAGCAAAAATAGAACTATGTGCATTTATACATAAAGATTTAAACAATTCCTTCAACATACAAACTAATAATGACAATCCCTATCTGTTTAAGGCTCTGCATGGTCtaaatatcaagagtctgagtgcTAAGTGGGGAGTTTTTGACGGGTTTCATGAAGAGTCGCTGTCGCAGTCACTagcatcgctcacacagctggaaacgcttagtattcAAGTGTGGTCTGGCAGTCCCGAACTGTggaaggctctgcatggtctgaatatcaagagtcttaGCATTATTGAATATTTGAACGTGGATCAT